The DNA window GTAGCGATTATGGTTTTTTCGGTATTGATCTTTTGATCCTTGCCATCAGCGCCTTTAATGTTAATTGTATTTTTATCAATAAAAGAGCCGACGCCAGTGTAAACGTCTATCTTATTTTTTTTCATTAAAAATTCAATCCCATCGCATGTTTGTTTTACCACATCCGCTTTTCTGTCAATCATTTGTTTCATATTGACCTTAGGTGCATTTATATCTATGCCATGCTCTTTAAAGCTGTGAACGGCATTGTGGTAGTGTTCCGATGAATCTAGAAGTGCTTTTGACGGAATACAGCCTACATTGAGACATGTGCCCCCTAATGTTGAGTATTTTTCAATGATTGCGGTTTTAAGACCAAGTTGCGCTGCTCTTATTGCTGCAACATAACCTCCGGGACCCGAACCTATTACTGTTACCTGATATGATGACATAAAATTTGGAATCTTTAAATCTGAGAATCAAAAATACCATTCCATCAGAAATAATCAGTATTTCATTAAGAATATGAAAAGGAAATTTAAAATAAAATCATTTCAGACCTGAAATGCTATATAACACCAAAAGGCCTTCCAATGGAGGCCGATATTAGCATTTGAATAAATAAAGCTCTTTAGACTTTTAAGTCCTGGTTCTCGTTTTGAACAGGCTCTTTTTTAGCATAAGTAGGGCAAGTGTGGTATCCACATGCTGAAACAAATAAGGCTAAAAGAACGATTGCTGTTAATTTTTTCATTATCGTGCTTGTTTTCACTTGGTAAAAATAATAAGATACTGTAGACTTTTACAAAATAAATTCAAGAATTGTTCCAAATGTCGCCAAATGACATTTTAAAAATGCATTAAATTTCAAATATCCGCTAGCAAAACAACCTCAATAATAATCCCCAAATATAATTATTTAGACCAATCCTAAACTGGCATATTCGATTCGTATCTTTGCGGGATAAATTTCTTCATATGATTCATGAGATTGAAAATATAGAACTGAAATACCTTAGTTTAAATGATTATCAGGATCTTAGAAAAGCGATGATCGATGCTTATGATAGCAAACCCAATGCCTATTGGGAGGAAAAAGATATTATAAAACTAATCAATAGGTTTCCGGAAGGGCAAATCGTAATCACGGTCAACGGCCAATTAGCCGGGGGGGCATCGTCTATTATTGTTGATGAAAGCATGGTTCAGGAACCACATACATATGTGGGAATCACCGATAACTACACATTTGATACCCATAATCCCGAAGGTGACATCCTTTATGGAATTGACGTATTTATTAAAAAAGAATATAGGGGATTGCGACTTGGAAGAAGACTTTACGATTACAGAAAAGAATTATGTGAAAAGCTGAATCTCAAAGGAATCGCCTTTGGTGGAAGAATACCTAACTACCATAAATACGCCAAAGAATTAAGTCCTAAAGAATATATAAACAAAGTTAGAAATCGGGAAATTCACGATCCTGTATTGAATTTTCAACTTTCCAATGATTTCCGCCCGACAAGAATTTTAAAGAATTATCTGGAAAATGATAATGCTTCCAATGAATATGCGGTTCTTATGGAATGGGATAATATTTATTATCAGAAACCTTCCAAAAGCCCTTCGGCCACTAAAACTATCGTACGTCTTGGTTTGATTCAATGGCAAATGAGATCATACAAAGACCTTGACGAAGTAATGCAACAAGCGGAGTATTTTTTGGATGCTGTTTCGGGCTACCGCTGCGACTTTGCTTTGTTTCCTGAATTTTTCAATGCACCCCTCATGGCAGAACATAATGAAATGAGCGAAGCAGAAGCCATAAGAGCCTTGGCTTCTTATACAGAAGAAGTCGTAGAGCGTTTTTCCAAATTGGCTGTCTCCTACAACATAAATATCATCACCGGGAGCATGCCCGAAATGCGCGAAGACCATTTATTTAATGTTGGCCATTTATGTAAAAGAGATGGCAGTATAGAAAAATACGAAAAGATTCATGTGACACCTGATGAAGCAAAAGTATGGGGAACGCAAGGCGGCAAAGAATTAAAGACCTTTGATACCGACTGTGGAAAAATAGGAATATTGATATGTTATGACATTGAATTTCCGGAACTCAGCCGACTGCTTGCAGATGAAGGAATAAAAATACTTTTTGTCCCCTTCCTCACCGATACACAAAATGGTTATTCAAGAGTGCGAAACTGTGCACAGGCAAGGGCTATTGAAAACGAATGTTATGTGGCTATCGCAGGTAGTGTTGGAAATTTGCCAAAAGTTCACAACATGGATATACAATTTGCCCAGTCGATGGTTTTTACACCTTGTGATTTTGCTTTTCCGGCCAATGGCATAAAAGCTGAGGCTACTCCAAATACAGAAATGATTCTGATAGCTGATGTAGATCTGGACCTTTTGCGCGAATTAAACCAATTTGGAAGCGTGCGAAATTTGAGAGATCGAAGGACGGATGTGTTTGAGTTAAGAAAGAAGTAAGAGTTAAAAAATTGGCTTATAGGCTTTGAATAGATATATTGCTTTTTTATTTCCGAATGGAAAAGCAAATTGACAGCGTAAATCTTCATTTCAACAACGATTCTCTTCTCGCATTAAATATTTGTCTGGCCATCATTATGTATGGCGTTGCCCTGGATTTAAAAATATCAGATTTCAAACGCATTGCGAGCATTCCAAAATCTGCTTTGCTCGGAATATTTTCACAATTTATAGCGCTTCCCGCAATTACTTTTATACTTGTTTATCTGATAGAACCCATTCCAAGTATAGCTCTGGGAATGATTCTGGTTGCGGCCTGCCCCGGTGGCAATATTTCAAATTTCATGACCCATTTAGCTAAGGGAAATGCCGCTTTATCGGTTACTCTTACTGCATTTTCTACCTTATTGGCCTTTATAATGACTCCTTTTAATCTCTCCTTTTGGGCTTCTTTTTACGCACCAACAAAATTTCTTCTGACAGAAATCAGTCTTAACCCTTTTGAATTACTAAAAACCATTGCACTGATTTTGGGAATTCCACTCATCCTGGGAATGCTTACCAATGCACATTTTCCACATATTGCAGAGAAGATGCAAAAGATATTAAAACCCCTTTCGATGTTGATATTTATACTCTTTGTTGTAATTGCATTTGCCAATAATTTCGACATCTTCCTTGACTATTTCCAATATGTCGTTTGGCTTGTTTTAATACACAATGCCATCGCCCTCTTTACAGGTTATTCCGTTGCCAGCATTTTTTCTTTATCATCCGAAGATCGCAAGACGCTAACCATTGAAACCGGAATCCAGAATTCCGGACTTGGCCTGATTATTATTTTTTCATTTTTTGACGGATTAGGTGGTATGGCCATTATTGCAGCCTGGTGGGGCATATGGCATATTATTTCAGGATTAATAATTGGCTATGTTTGGTCCAGAACTAAAATAATGGCCGGCGCAGCTACATGAAAGGAATACTCTATTATATATTAAGGGCCTATGTACAATTGGGGCTTCGATTTTATTTTAGCTCATATAAAGTTTATGGGACTGAAAATATTCCTAAAAAGGGTGCAATTATTTTTACAGCTAATCATCAAAATGCCTTTCTGGATGCCCTGGTAATTGTTGGTAAAAATGAAAGAATCACTCATTTTCTGGCTAGGGCTGAAGTTTTCAAAAAGCCCTTTTTTAAATGGCTCATGTCGCTGATAAATATGATGCCTATTTACAGA is part of the Hyphobacterium sp. CCMP332 genome and encodes:
- a CDS encoding bifunctional GNAT family N-acetyltransferase/carbon-nitrogen hydrolase family protein yields the protein MIHEIENIELKYLSLNDYQDLRKAMIDAYDSKPNAYWEEKDIIKLINRFPEGQIVITVNGQLAGGASSIIVDESMVQEPHTYVGITDNYTFDTHNPEGDILYGIDVFIKKEYRGLRLGRRLYDYRKELCEKLNLKGIAFGGRIPNYHKYAKELSPKEYINKVRNREIHDPVLNFQLSNDFRPTRILKNYLENDNASNEYAVLMEWDNIYYQKPSKSPSATKTIVRLGLIQWQMRSYKDLDEVMQQAEYFLDAVSGYRCDFALFPEFFNAPLMAEHNEMSEAEAIRALASYTEEVVERFSKLAVSYNINIITGSMPEMREDHLFNVGHLCKRDGSIEKYEKIHVTPDEAKVWGTQGGKELKTFDTDCGKIGILICYDIEFPELSRLLADEGIKILFVPFLTDTQNGYSRVRNCAQARAIENECYVAIAGSVGNLPKVHNMDIQFAQSMVFTPCDFAFPANGIKAEATPNTEMILIADVDLDLLRELNQFGSVRNLRDRRTDVFELRKK
- a CDS encoding bile acid:sodium symporter family protein, giving the protein MEKQIDSVNLHFNNDSLLALNICLAIIMYGVALDLKISDFKRIASIPKSALLGIFSQFIALPAITFILVYLIEPIPSIALGMILVAACPGGNISNFMTHLAKGNAALSVTLTAFSTLLAFIMTPFNLSFWASFYAPTKFLLTEISLNPFELLKTIALILGIPLILGMLTNAHFPHIAEKMQKILKPLSMLIFILFVVIAFANNFDIFLDYFQYVVWLVLIHNAIALFTGYSVASIFSLSSEDRKTLTIETGIQNSGLGLIIIFSFFDGLGGMAIIAAWWGIWHIISGLIIGYVWSRTKIMAGAAT